The genomic segment aaaaacttgaccttcattggttaggtttttatttgcggtcaagctgtagatcttggctacccAGGAGGAGAATTTAGTCCTGAAGTTACGCTCTGCATTTAACAGAGAAGAGTGAGAAAGAGAGctgtttgtttattaatattcaCGCCTGCAGGTTTCCTATTACACTAGTAAATTTTGCTGCTAGCCTGAATCTTTTAGAAGACAAGGAGAAGGTCTGGAACAGGCAAACGTAAACTATCAATAGCTTTGAGAAAAGTGTTAAATTAAACAATCaaactaatattatagtaggtacataccgGAAttcgcagcgtaggacgtccacccacaaggtggaccgacgacctcataaaggtagcgggaaggcgctggatgcaggccgccaccaatggccattgtgaaaatcattgggggaggcctatgttcagcagtggacgtcttatggctgaaatgatgatgatgattatagtACGGATGGTAGAAAGAAACTTTTAACACTTTTGGAAGAGTGATCAAGAACCAATATTTGTATCTAACTGACTTTGTACTATATCAATTCCAGCACCCGAAATCCTTTCCTACGAGCCGCTATCCCTAGCGGCAGACATCTGGTCGGTGGGCGTGCTGGCGTACGTGCTGCTGAGCGGCTACTCGCCCTTCGCCGGCGACACCAAGCAAGAGACCTACCTCAACATCGCGCAGTGCACGCTCAGCTTCCCGCGCGAGCTGTTCCGCGGCGTGTCGCAGCGCGCCATCGACTTCATCAGGGAGACCCTCGTCGTCGATCCAAAGTGAGTACATCCGGCTCGGAGGACCATGTTTAGGTACTCGATTGATTTCAACTCAATGTTCTCTTAAGAGATTTGCTAATGCGCAGTTTGAAGAAACCCCTTCCCTCGTCTCGATTCAAAGtgaatccggctcgaaggaccatattTAGATACTTTATGGATATCTTTTAATACTATGCTCCTTAGATAATTGCTAATGAACGGTTTGAAGAAAACCCTTGTCTTTAATCCAATTATCTACCTACCAATTTACTTTATTCTTCTAACAAATGATAGCCTGTATAAGTTTTATACCCTGAGATTTTATAAACACAAATCTGCCAATTATAAACCTTGTGTTATTAAAATTGGAGCTGGCAGATATAGGAACGATGTGATTTAGGAGCCTTCTTTAATTGGattataaattatgaaataattggGTTGTTCATTTTACATTCCACTCATTTTGTTACgtaagtagtagtagtaaattGTAAGTCCTCAATTCATTTCTACCTTGCTATTTATTTAGATTGTTCATTTTATTCCTCTCGTTTTGTTATCTTTATGTACCTATATTTAAGATCAAATCACTGTAGCTACCTTATTCTTGGAAATCAATGCTATATCTTTATGTCCTCAACTCGACTCTACCTTATGGAACAACATGGAATGCAATATTGCAGGGGTTCCCTAATTAActtatatgaaaataaatgtctttgtCTTTGACCACATAAAAAAATCCGCGCCCGTCCTCCAGtccagattatttattggtcgtatcgagcggTCTGGAATGCATtatctcagcggtcgcaggatTTTTAATACTTAACTACACAGATGACCCGctcccccctttaaaggtctttgcgcttCCCTTGGGGAACTCCTGTAATATTGACTATTGACTTTGCTAAAGTAAGCTGATTGTTAATACCATTCCATTGCCTTCAGGGGTCGTCTTACAGTGAAAGAGTACCTTTATGTTGAACTTGTACCTACGTTtaatggtgcgtccagactAGGCGAATttgctcgcgcggcaaactcaacatcctgctcactcaagagcagagtgagcaggatgaccaACGTGCCGCGCGAGCAAAttcgcccagtctggacgcaccataagACCAAATCATTGTGccatattcttcaaaataaaaatgctaTCATATCTTTATGTCCTCAACTCAGCTTTGCCTTGCTTTAACCTGATTTATTAACGCTACTGTTCTGTTCCCCCAGGGGTCGTCTTACAGTGGAAGAGTGCCTGGAGCACCCCTGGTTGAAAGACGAGTCAGACATTCCCCGCGCAATCGTCGGCGTCGGCTTCCCCGAAACCGAGTGCGCGTCCGACACCGGCGACTCGGATGACGAGGACGCTTCCTGCAACGGGGTCAACGGGGTGAATGGGGTTAACGGGGTGAATGGGGTAAACGGGGTGAATGGTGTGAACGGGGTGAATGGACACAGCGGACACAATGGATGCAACGGCACTAACGGGACAAATGGGACGCATGATGAGAAAGGTGAGGATTTTTGTGATTGTAAGTAAGGAAGTTCTTAGCAAAGAGTAGAAGTAGTGGCGTAGGCTGAAAATTAGGGTGAGGCAATTTTGTTGAAAggttaatagaaaattattccGTGGATTAAATTCTCCAGCTAAACTAAATTTAAGCTTGTCTTGTGTTAAGACTGACTTTGCTAAAATGGTCCAGCTGTCCAAGGGGATTGATTTAGCGATCACTCCCTTCCTAGCGATTGAATCGACAGTCCAACGTCATAATTTTTTGGCTATTGTCTCGAAATGTCATCAGTTTAATGTGATGCAGATGGAGAATACGACTACCTGTATGcgattaaactttttttttttattttattttcgtttgaGATGAcaaacaatgagggctatcgtttttatacttaacagttggcacccctggcgattgacaggaccttactcttgAAACAGTGGCgtcatcttgatgagtgcaaatacgatagtcctccaaccactttcgcgctcaccagttggtgccactgtcttcgctactagcaagtgacaggaccttactctacagtggcgctaactggtgagcgctaaaacgatagccctcattgtgcaATATTGCAAATGCAACTGATATATACATAATAAGTAAACTTGATTTTCATTTGTTTCCAGACGCAGTGTCCTGCGGCGCGCGCGAGCTGCGAGCGTGCGCGGGCGCGCCAGCGTGCACAGTATCGTGCGCGGTCACGTGCGCGGCCGCGGGCAGCGACTGCGGCGAGCGCGACAAGCTTAAACACGCGCGCGGACGGTCGCCGCCCGAACCCGCGCCTTCCACGCCTAAGGTGAGGATAGTTGACTATTACTGACCTGCGAATGGTCAAATGGTGTGGGCAGGACTCCTATtcagtggactgacgatctgatgATGGTCGCGGGAAGCAATGCAGGCAGCGTCAGACTGAtcgttgtaaaaaaattgtggtggaggcctttgaccagcagtgaatgacctgtggctgaaattatggtGATGATTACAGATAGAGGCCCGGAGGAAAACTTCTAATGTGGCTAAGTTTCTGCAGAATACTGCAGAAAATTGGCTACATTAGAAGTTTACAATAGGACCACTTTCACTCTGTCATACTACCTACTGTCTGTCATACTATTCTAAGGACAGTTTGGGGAATATAGACCAAATCATCAAAccgtattaattttcattaattagtctaaaattattttacatattatacatacatatattttttagacATTAAGGCACTTTAAGCACCaatttactttaaccgtaattataacaataaccgttgtttttttgtatggaatttgataaatttttgacgtttgttaaagttaaagtaagatggtgcaactcagcctaaaacttgTCCACTGAACCGTTTAACCCCGTCCAACAGTGGACGGCCGCGCTAACCGCCCGCCTTCTGCAGGTGTCTCGCAAGTCGCACCCGCACCCGCCGTCCGTGCTCGCGCTGTGCAAGAAGTTCCAGCCCGACTACGAGAAGCCGGCGTCGCTGCCGCCGCCGgaacccgccgccgccgccgccgccggaccCGCCGGCTGTCtgcggccgccgccgcgcgcgcgcccgccgccggaCCGCGCTGTGCTCTGCTAACGCCTCCTGTGCTGCCGCCCGCGGTAGCACCCGATCAAACCGAGCCCCTTTATGCGCAAATTGGCAAATTCGCAAATTGTCAAGCGGTCGCAATCCGCcaaatagggatgatgactgggtaatgaaatcgaaatcctatttagtccgtcagacagataattagaaaatattagactcatattttttatttttttccataatcgaataattacagtattatattgagttgaaatgtcgcatgtcacttttgagtaaaaattctactcaagcgtgacgtatcgcgccatttcaactcgatgtagcactgttattatttaattatgaaagaaaataaaaaatatgagtctaatattttctaattattatctgtctgacggacaaataatcgAAATTTTGTCATTTAGCCTATTCGAGTTAAATAAATGTCAAGTTTTAAATATGTCCAGTTGTTTaggtttaataataaaagtcgAGTAATTAATTGGCAGAACTTTTAATCGTTAAAtgttaaggttttttttaaatatgaaaccATAAAACCGTAATATAATGACATTTttaaaacttgtcattttgcgaATTTGGCAGATTGCGACCGCTTGACAATTTGCAAATTTGACAATTTGCGCATAAAGGACCGAGCCTTCGACTCGAGGCACCGACCGTGCCCTCAAATCTGACCCTCATCGCCTTGTAaagtccaaattttttttttaataatccgCGTCGAaggctcgccgccgccgcccggcggACGTTCCGTGTACATACCCTAGTTAAGTTAGCGATACGCggttgtatatttttaattcgGCGGGGCCCCGATTGCGCCTCGAGGTACAAAGCCACAGAGTGTTTGGTGGGCGACGCGAGCGGAGTTAAACTTCATACTTTGATATGGGTTTGTGGACTTGCAGTCGACATCAGAAGTAACGGCGCACCGTCTGTTTAAGAAAAAATGAAACTTGCTGAGCTTATTTAGAATACACGTAAGATATTTTGAACCTTTTTAGGTGCTCCGCTACTTTTGATGTCATCTGCACAGTGATAATGAAGATTACGAGACagcaattatttaatttaatgactTCTGGATGAAATCACGAAATTATCAAGTGCCGCGTTTTACCCACACAACACTTGCGTCGTCTACTTAAATACTATATCTGTGTACAA from the Ostrinia nubilalis chromosome 5, ilOstNubi1.1, whole genome shotgun sequence genome contains:
- the LOC135072036 gene encoding serine/threonine-protein kinase 17A isoform X1, whose amino-acid sequence is MSVLSGLSKADIKTASDGLLELPEERLHSIMRSEPITDVYHVEQTPFARGKFASVRKLRHLVTGEEYAAKFIRKRRRAADTTREILHEVAVLALCADCTRVVRLHEVYVTRSEVAIVLELCAGGELQRLLDEEERLTEGAARRALRHALEGLAHLHARRVAHLDLKPQNLLLTASGEELLICDFGISRAIQPGAHVREILGTRDYVAPEILSYEPLSLAADIWSVGVLAYVLLSGYSPFAGDTKQETYLNIAQCTLSFPRELFRGVSQRAIDFIRETLVVDPKGRLTVEECLEHPWLKDESDIPRAIVGVGFPETECASDTGDSDDEDASCNGVNGVNGVNGVNGVNGVNGVNGVNGHSGHNGCNGTNGTNGTHDEKDAVSCGARELRACAGAPACTVSCAVTCAAAGSDCGERDKLKHARGRSPPEPAPSTPKWTAALTARLLQVSRKSHPHPPSVLALCKKFQPDYEKPASLPPPEPAAAAAAGPAGCLRPPPRARPPPDRAVLC
- the LOC135072036 gene encoding serine/threonine-protein kinase 17A isoform X2, translated to MSVLSGLSKADIKTASDGLLELPEERLHSIMRSEPITDVYHVEQTPFARGKFASVRKLRHLVTGEEYAAKFIRKRRRAADTTREILHEVAVLALCADCTRVVRLHEVYVTRSEVAIVLELCAGGELQRLLDEEERLTEGAARRALRHALEGLAHLHARRVAHLDLKPQNLLLTASGEELLICDFGISRAIQPGAHVREILGTRDYVAPEILSYEPLSLAADIWSVGVLAYVLLSGYSPFAGDTKQETYLNIAQCTLSFPRELFRGVSQRAIDFIRETLVVDPKGRLTVEECLEHPWLKDESDIPRAIVGVGFPETECASDTGDSDDEDASCNGVNGVNGVNGVNGVNGVNGVNGVNGHSGHNGCNGTNGTNGTHDEKDAVSCGARELRACAGAPACTVSCAVTCAAAGSDCGERDKLKHARGRSPPEPAPSTPKVSRKSHPHPPSVLALCKKFQPDYEKPASLPPPEPAAAAAAGPAGCLRPPPRARPPPDRAVLC